In Planctomycetaceae bacterium, a single genomic region encodes these proteins:
- a CDS encoding ATPase, T2SS/T4P/T4SS family, whose product MAPQLAHNSTPPAAGHADDAWPPAQVVRVPPGPHRWLLDNALVTPEQVEQALEFLKDHPKLTVLAALVRTRAIDALTACKAVAGYFNLPYLALTAADVDVNLLSLAPLDYLKSKRVIPVSREGEDILVALADPADIFLIDDLKRRLGWRLRLAVASGEDILRVLEELTTSPAQQVEEIIRDIADDDVEVVSQAAKDVADLERIAGESPVIRYVNYLISAAVRDAASDIHIEPGEKRLKVRYRIDGMLFEQQAPPLAMHAAVLSRLKIMANLNIAERRLPQDGRIRAMVHGRGIDLRVSTLPMTHGEKCVIRILDNTSITVGLENLGMNANTLEGFRRHILRPHGIVLVTGPTGSGKSTTLYSALQIMDSQRQNISTVEDPVEYELATVNQVNVQEHIGMTFSAALRSLLRQDPDVVMIGEIRDQETARIAVQASLTGHMVLSTLHTNDAPSSITRLINIGVEPYLISAALNAVLAQRLVRKICSNCRQPLTDVSAPLRAYMQKQNAADVPLFVGAGCDRCRQTGYKGRVGLYELLELDEELRDLISSGAALSQIRKAALKSGMHSLRQDGLEKIAAGLTTVQEVMRITEVS is encoded by the coding sequence ATGGCTCCCCAACTGGCTCACAACTCGACCCCCCCCGCAGCGGGGCACGCAGACGACGCCTGGCCGCCAGCGCAGGTCGTGCGCGTGCCCCCCGGTCCGCACCGCTGGCTGCTCGACAACGCTTTGGTCACTCCCGAGCAGGTCGAGCAGGCCCTCGAGTTCCTCAAGGACCACCCCAAACTCACCGTCCTGGCCGCCTTGGTCCGAACCCGCGCCATCGACGCCCTGACCGCCTGCAAGGCCGTCGCGGGATACTTCAACCTGCCGTACCTGGCCCTGACTGCCGCCGACGTCGACGTGAACCTGCTGTCTCTGGCGCCGCTGGACTATCTCAAGTCCAAGCGCGTCATTCCCGTCTCGCGCGAGGGCGAGGATATCCTGGTCGCCCTGGCGGACCCGGCCGACATCTTTCTCATCGACGACCTGAAGCGCCGTCTGGGGTGGCGACTGCGCCTGGCGGTGGCCTCGGGCGAGGACATCCTGCGCGTGCTGGAGGAGCTGACAACCAGCCCGGCCCAGCAGGTCGAAGAGATCATCCGCGACATCGCCGACGACGACGTGGAGGTCGTCTCGCAGGCGGCCAAAGACGTCGCGGACCTGGAGCGCATCGCCGGCGAGAGTCCGGTGATCCGCTATGTGAACTACCTGATCTCGGCGGCGGTGCGCGACGCGGCCAGCGACATCCACATCGAGCCCGGCGAGAAGCGTCTGAAGGTTCGCTACCGGATCGACGGGATGCTCTTCGAGCAGCAGGCCCCGCCCCTGGCGATGCACGCGGCGGTGCTGTCGCGGTTGAAGATCATGGCCAATCTCAATATCGCCGAGCGGCGCTTGCCCCAGGACGGTCGCATCCGGGCGATGGTGCATGGGCGCGGGATCGACCTGCGCGTCAGCACGCTGCCGATGACCCACGGCGAAAAGTGCGTCATCCGCATCCTGGACAACACCTCGATCACCGTCGGGCTGGAAAACCTGGGCATGAACGCCAACACGCTGGAGGGCTTCCGCCGCCACATCCTGCGCCCGCACGGGATCGTGCTGGTGACGGGGCCTACCGGCAGCGGCAAGAGCACCACGCTGTACTCGGCCCTGCAGATCATGGACAGCCAGCGCCAGAACATCTCGACCGTCGAGGACCCCGTCGAGTACGAACTGGCCACGGTCAACCAGGTCAACGTGCAGGAGCACATCGGGATGACGTTTTCGGCGGCCCTGCGCAGCCTGCTGCGTCAGGACCCGGACGTGGTGATGATTGGCGAGATTCGCGACCAGGAGACCGCGCGTATCGCGGTGCAGGCGTCGCTCACCGGGCACATGGTGCTCTCGACGCTGCACACCAACGACGCGCCGTCGAGCATCACGCGGTTGATCAACATCGGCGTCGAGCCGTACCTGATCAGCGCCGCCTTGAACGCCGTGCTCGCCCAGCGCCTGGTGCGAAAGATCTGCTCCAACTGCCGCCAGCCGCTGACCGATGTCAGTGCCCCGCTGCGGGCGTACATGCAAAAGCAAAACGCCGCCGACGTGCCGCTGTTCGTCGGCGCCGGCTGCGACCGCTGCCGCCAGACCGGTTACAAAGGCCGCGTGGGACTCTACGAACTGCTGGAACTCGACGAGGAACTGCGAGACCTTATCTCCAGCGGCGCCGCCCTGTCGCAGATTCGC
- the pilO gene encoding type 4a pilus biogenesis protein PilO: protein MKFGPRELVILVLLAAIPFGAWQFVFRPQNAHNERMRTEINAKQQKLKAINQAVATIGSLRKEIAELSKAVEFFQSKLPNEKEIDKVLQEIWRTAETNRLSTKSIRTLPRKERVMTEQGMSPAEQPIAVQLDGDFMGLYAFLQALENQPRIMQIRSMTLNKPDGAAEGAVSTDLVMSVFFEGGTGGRP from the coding sequence ATGAAGTTCGGTCCGCGAGAACTGGTGATCCTGGTCCTGCTGGCGGCGATCCCCTTCGGCGCCTGGCAGTTCGTCTTCCGTCCGCAGAACGCCCACAACGAGCGCATGCGGACCGAGATCAACGCCAAACAGCAAAAACTCAAAGCCATCAACCAGGCGGTCGCCACTATCGGCTCGCTGCGAAAGGAAATCGCCGAACTGTCCAAGGCGGTCGAGTTCTTCCAGTCCAAGCTGCCCAACGAGAAAGAGATCGACAAGGTCCTGCAGGAGATCTGGCGCACGGCGGAGACCAACCGCCTCAGCACCAAGAGCATCCGCACGCTGCCTCGCAAGGAGCGGGTGATGACCGAGCAGGGGATGTCGCCGGCAGAGCAGCCCATCGCCGTGCAACTCGACGGCGATTTCATGGGGCTCTACGCCTTCCTGCAGGCGCTGGAAAATCAACCGCGGATCATGCAGATCCGCTCGATGACGCTCAACAAGCCCGACGGGGCGGCCGAAGGGGCCGTCAGCACCGACCTGGTGATGTCGGTGTTCTTCGAGGGCGGCACCGGAGGGCGCCCATGA
- a CDS encoding PilN domain-containing protein, protein MMNLLPEDYIRRRWQNRANRIFVCLFAVVIGGVLAAAYVSERNTGYTLSVRDQTNARYSQAAALISQMHELEARKVQMLHKAELAKSLIERVPRSTLLGVITNALPKGTSLLKLDVASKIVIAAPAAGPADKKITDQPRQAQPPAQQVAIEITGLAPTDVEVARLIANLARNPLTRGVDLVYSLAKTRDQSSVREFRLSMELAPGADAINAIAPGQTAAEAPAPTMAALQGGAP, encoded by the coding sequence ATGATGAACCTGCTGCCTGAAGACTATATCCGCCGGCGATGGCAAAACCGCGCCAATCGCATTTTCGTGTGCCTGTTCGCCGTCGTGATCGGCGGGGTGCTGGCCGCGGCGTATGTCAGCGAACGCAACACCGGCTATACGCTGTCCGTGCGGGACCAGACCAACGCGCGGTACTCGCAGGCGGCGGCGCTGATCTCGCAGATGCACGAACTCGAGGCCCGCAAGGTGCAAATGCTCCACAAGGCCGAGCTGGCCAAGAGCCTCATCGAGCGCGTCCCGCGGAGTACGCTGCTGGGCGTGATCACCAACGCCCTTCCCAAAGGCACCAGCCTGCTTAAGCTCGACGTGGCGTCCAAGATCGTCATCGCCGCGCCCGCGGCGGGACCGGCCGACAAGAAGATCACCGACCAACCCCGCCAGGCCCAGCCGCCCGCCCAGCAGGTCGCCATCGAAATTACCGGCCTGGCGCCGACCGACGTGGAGGTCGCCCGCCTGATCGCCAACCTCGCCCGCAACCCCCTGACGCGCGGGGTGGACCTGGTCTACAGCCTGGCCAAGACGCGCGACCAGTCCAGCGTGCGCGAGTTTCGCCTGTCGATGGAACTGGCCCCCGGGGCCGACGCGATCAACGCCATCGCCCCCGGTCAGACCGCCGCCGAGGCGCCCGCGCCTACCATGGCGGCTTTGCAGGGAGGCGCCCCATGA
- the pilM gene encoding pilus assembly protein PilM, translating into MALRIVRGQNLPIGVDLGTGALKMVQLHRVNEDLTLVDAHTEPLPPGGDLDARLDVQADAIRRSLRGGRFKGRTCVLSIPACDTLVQHVKIPKMAQEDIETAIVGELAGKLPYPPEQAIIRHAVLGETHAQAEPMIEILTVSISRALMDAYLAMARRARLDVVGVGIECCAIVECFARLFRRASEQTRTVLLVDIGAHSTQAALSQGGTMRFARNLALGCEDLDKMLGETLGVDAPEAARLRRQSPAAAGEAALDQAIDASAAPLARELTQCLRYYESVFLSPAVERAVIVGGGACDARLCQSLGRQLNLPVSGGDPLVRVKRRSGQVSGPQPDWAVAVGLGLGANAN; encoded by the coding sequence ATGGCCTTGCGGATTGTGCGCGGACAAAACCTGCCTATCGGAGTGGACCTGGGAACCGGTGCGCTCAAGATGGTCCAGCTCCATCGCGTCAACGAGGACCTGACTCTCGTCGACGCCCACACGGAACCTCTGCCCCCCGGCGGCGACCTCGACGCCCGCCTGGATGTCCAGGCCGACGCCATCCGGCGCAGCCTGCGCGGCGGGCGGTTCAAGGGGCGTACATGCGTGCTGTCGATTCCGGCGTGCGACACGCTCGTCCAGCATGTCAAGATTCCCAAGATGGCCCAGGAGGATATCGAAACGGCCATCGTCGGGGAACTGGCGGGCAAGCTGCCTTACCCGCCCGAGCAGGCGATCATCCGCCACGCGGTGCTGGGCGAGACGCACGCCCAGGCCGAACCGATGATCGAGATCCTCACCGTCAGCATCTCGCGAGCGCTGATGGACGCGTACCTGGCGATGGCCAGACGCGCCCGCCTGGACGTGGTGGGCGTGGGGATCGAGTGCTGCGCGATCGTCGAATGCTTCGCGCGACTCTTCCGCCGCGCCTCCGAGCAAACCCGTACGGTGCTGCTGGTGGATATCGGCGCCCACAGCACGCAGGCCGCCCTGTCACAAGGCGGAACGATGCGCTTTGCCCGCAATCTCGCCCTGGGCTGCGAAGATCTGGACAAGATGCTGGGCGAGACGCTGGGCGTCGACGCGCCCGAGGCCGCCAGGCTCCGCCGCCAGAGTCCCGCCGCCGCCGGCGAGGCCGCACTGGACCAGGCGATCGATGCCTCCGCGGCGCCACTGGCGCGGGAACTGACACAGTGTCTTCGGTATTACGAGTCGGTGTTTCTCTCGCCGGCTGTCGAGCGGGCGGTGATTGTCGGCGGCGGGGCCTGCGACGCGCGACTGTGCCAGTCGCTCGGTCGCCAGTTGAACCTGCCGGTCTCCGGCGGCGACCCGCTGGTGCGCGTGAAGCGCCGCAGCGGCCAGGTCTCGGGGCCGCAGCCCGATTGGGCCGTGGCGGTGGGGCTCGGGTTGGGCGCCAATGCGAACTGA
- a CDS encoding 2Fe-2S iron-sulfur cluster-binding protein: MATYKVTYLPMEATVEVDEEHYPYARTGDPGSLLDIALSHGVGIMHICGGMGVCGSCRVLVEKGMENLSEPDEAELDQLDAMGDSKPNDRLACKAVVHGDVTVRIPPQ; encoded by the coding sequence ATGGCCACGTACAAAGTGACATATCTGCCGATGGAAGCGACCGTCGAGGTGGATGAGGAGCATTACCCTTACGCCCGCACGGGCGATCCGGGCAGCCTGCTGGACATCGCTCTGAGCCACGGCGTGGGGATCATGCACATCTGCGGCGGCATGGGCGTCTGCGGAAGCTGCCGCGTGCTCGTCGAGAAGGGCATGGAGAACCTCAGCGAACCCGACGAGGCCGAACTCGACCAGCTCGACGCCATGGGCGACTCCAAACCGAACGACCGCCTGGCCTGCAAAGCCGTCGTCCACGGCGATGTGACCGTCCGAATCCCGCCACAGTAA
- a CDS encoding iron-sulfur cluster assembly scaffold protein, with product MFFSEKMLDHFEHPRNVGSMDEADLSVGTATITATQCGDVTKLQLRISDDGRIVDTRFKTFGCGAAIASGSLATEWLKGKTVEEALAITNAHIAQELELPPAKVHCSVMTEEAVRDAVNDWKKKNGKL from the coding sequence ATGTTTTTCAGCGAAAAGATGTTGGACCACTTTGAGCATCCGCGCAACGTCGGCAGCATGGACGAAGCAGATTTGTCCGTGGGCACAGCCACCATCACCGCCACACAGTGCGGCGATGTGACGAAGCTGCAGTTGCGCATCAGCGACGACGGCCGCATCGTCGATACCCGTTTCAAGACGTTCGGTTGCGGAGCGGCCATCGCGTCGGGCTCGCTGGCGACGGAGTGGCTCAAGGGCAAGACGGTCGAAGAGGCCCTGGCAATCACCAACGCCCACATTGCCCAGGAGCTCGAACTGCCTCCAGCCAAGGTGCATTGTTCGGTGATGACCGAGGAAGCCGTCCGCGACGCCGTCAACGACTGGAAGAAGAAGAACGGCAAGCTCTGA